In Streptomyces sp. NBC_01717, one DNA window encodes the following:
- the gnd gene encoding phosphogluconate dehydrogenase (NAD(+)-dependent, decarboxylating): MELGLVGLGKMGGNMRERIRRAGHTVLGYDRNPDVSDVHSLEELVGKLKGPRVIWVMVPAGAATQSTIDELAALLSPGDIVVDGGNSRWTDDEKHAVELGIKGIGFVDCGVSGGVWGLENGYALMYGGDAGHVAKVQPIFDALKPEGDFGSVHAGKVGAGHFAKMVHNGIEYAMMQAYAEGWELLEKVDSVTDVREVFRSWQEGTVIRSWLLDLAVNALDDDEHLDKLRGFAADSGEGRWTVEAAIDNAVPLPAITASLFARFASRQDDSPQMKMIAALRNQFGGHAVENKK; the protein is encoded by the coding sequence ATGGAGCTCGGTCTCGTCGGCCTCGGCAAGATGGGCGGCAACATGCGCGAGCGCATCCGCCGCGCAGGCCACACCGTCCTGGGTTACGACCGCAATCCGGACGTTTCCGATGTCCACAGTCTCGAAGAGCTTGTGGGCAAGCTGAAGGGCCCGCGGGTCATCTGGGTGATGGTCCCGGCCGGTGCGGCGACGCAGTCCACGATCGACGAGCTGGCCGCGCTGCTTTCGCCCGGTGACATCGTCGTGGACGGCGGGAACTCCCGCTGGACCGATGACGAGAAGCACGCGGTCGAGCTGGGCATCAAGGGCATCGGCTTCGTCGACTGCGGTGTCTCCGGTGGTGTCTGGGGCCTGGAGAACGGCTACGCGCTGATGTACGGCGGTGACGCCGGCCACGTGGCGAAGGTTCAGCCGATCTTCGACGCCCTGAAGCCGGAAGGTGACTTCGGTTCCGTCCACGCGGGCAAGGTCGGTGCCGGCCACTTCGCGAAGATGGTTCACAACGGCATCGAGTACGCCATGATGCAGGCCTACGCCGAGGGCTGGGAGCTGTTGGAGAAGGTCGACTCCGTCACCGATGTGCGTGAGGTCTTCCGTTCCTGGCAGGAGGGCACGGTCATCCGTTCCTGGTTGCTCGACCTGGCGGTCAACGCGCTGGACGACGACGAGCACCTCGACAAGCTGCGCGGCTTCGCGGCCGACTCGGGTGAGGGCCGGTGGACGGTGGAGGCGGCGATCGACAACGCGGTGCCGCTGCCCGCGATCACCGCGTCGCTCTTCGCGCGTTTCGCCTCGCGGCAGGACGACTCCCCGCAGATGAAGATGATCGCCGCGCTGCGCAACCAGTTCGGTGGCCACGCGGTCGAGAACAAGAAGTAA
- the dnaN gene encoding DNA polymerase III subunit beta — protein sequence MKIRVERDVLAEAVAWVARSLPARPPAPVLAGLLLKAEDGALSFSSFDYEVSARVSVDAEVEEDGTVLVSGRLLADICRALPNRPVEISTDGVRATVVCGSSRFTLHTLPVEEYPALPQMPTATGTVPGEVFASAAAQVAIAAGRDDTLPVLTGVRIEIEGDTVTLASTDRYRFAVREFLWKPENPDASAVALVPAKTLLDTAKALTSGDTVTLALSGSGAGEGLIGFEGAGRRTTTRLLEGDLPKYRTLFPTEFNSVAVIETAPFVEAVKRVALVAERNTPVRLSFEQGVLILEAGSSDDAQAVERVDAVLDGDDISIAFNPTFLLDGLSAIDSPVAQLSFTTSTKPALLSGRPAVDAEADDAYKYLIMPVRLSG from the coding sequence GTGAAGATCCGGGTGGAGCGCGATGTACTCGCGGAGGCGGTGGCCTGGGTGGCTCGCAGCCTTCCGGCCCGTCCGCCGGCGCCCGTTCTTGCGGGCCTTCTGCTGAAGGCTGAGGACGGGGCCCTCAGCTTCTCGAGCTTCGACTACGAGGTCTCGGCCCGGGTCTCGGTGGATGCCGAGGTCGAGGAGGACGGCACGGTGCTGGTCTCCGGCCGACTGCTCGCCGACATCTGCCGCGCCCTTCCCAACCGACCGGTGGAGATTTCCACCGACGGTGTGCGGGCCACGGTGGTCTGCGGCTCCTCGCGATTCACACTCCACACCCTTCCTGTGGAGGAGTACCCGGCACTGCCGCAGATGCCGACCGCGACGGGCACGGTCCCCGGTGAGGTCTTCGCCTCCGCAGCCGCCCAGGTCGCCATCGCAGCGGGCCGCGACGACACGCTGCCCGTCCTGACCGGTGTGCGCATCGAGATCGAGGGCGACACGGTCACCCTGGCCTCCACCGACCGCTATCGCTTCGCGGTCCGCGAGTTCCTGTGGAAGCCGGAGAACCCGGACGCCTCGGCCGTCGCCCTGGTGCCCGCCAAGACACTGCTGGACACCGCCAAGGCGCTGACCAGCGGTGACACGGTGACGCTGGCGCTGTCCGGCTCGGGTGCCGGTGAGGGCCTCATCGGCTTCGAGGGCGCGGGGCGGCGCACCACCACGCGACTGCTCGAAGGCGACCTGCCGAAGTACCGGACGCTTTTTCCCACGGAGTTCAACTCGGTCGCGGTCATCGAGACCGCCCCGTTCGTCGAGGCTGTCAAGCGTGTGGCCCTCGTCGCCGAGCGGAACACCCCGGTGCGGCTCAGCTTCGAGCAGGGTGTGCTGATCCTGGAAGCCGGTTCCAGCGACGATGCACAGGCTGTGGAGCGTGTCGACGCCGTGCTGGACGGCGATGACATCTCCATCGCCTTCAACCCGACGTTCCTGCTCGACGGGCTCAGCGCGATCGACTCCCCGGTCGCCCAGCTCTCCTTCACGACGTCCACCAAGCCCGCGCTGCTCAGTGGTCGGCCCGCGGTGGATGCCGAGGCGGATGACGCGTACAAGTATTTGATCATGCCGGTCCGCCTCTCCGGCTGA
- the dnaA gene encoding chromosomal replication initiator protein DnaA, whose amino-acid sequence MADVPADLAAVWPRVLEQLLGEGQQGIEPKDKQWIERCQPLALVADTALLAVPNEWGKRVLEGRLAPLISETLSRECGRPIRIAITVDDSAGEPPNPPAPPMHQSQQHRYQGPQHDERQHNDAYEGYGHRPTDDGMPTARPAYPDYQQQRPEPGAWPRTSEDLSWQQPRLGGFQERDTSAEQWREQQHDYRPQQPQHDYRSQPPERQGYEQQRSERHDMPEPQHRHGGPGTGRPGGVTGPMAAQPAPAPGPGEPHARLNPKYLFDTFVIGASNRFAHAAAVAVAEAPAKAYNPLFIYGESGLGKTHLLHAIGHYARSLYPGTRVRYVSSEEFTNEFINSIRDGKGDTFRKRYRDVDILLVDDIQFLASKESTQEEFFHTFNTLHNANKQIVLSSDRPPKQLVTLEDRLRNRFEWGLTTDVQPPELETRIAILRKKAVQEQLNAPPEVLEFIASRISRNIRELEGALIRVTAFASLNRQPVDLGLTEIVLKDLIPGGEDSAPEITASAIMAATADYFGLTVEDLCGSSRSRVLVTARQIAMYLCRELTDLSLPKIGAQFGGRDHTTVMHADRKIRALMAERRSIYNQVTELTNRIKNG is encoded by the coding sequence GTGGCTGACGTACCTGCCGATCTTGCCGCAGTGTGGCCACGAGTGCTGGAGCAGCTCCTCGGGGAGGGCCAGCAGGGCATCGAGCCGAAGGACAAGCAGTGGATCGAGCGCTGCCAGCCGCTCGCACTCGTCGCCGACACCGCGCTGCTCGCCGTCCCCAATGAATGGGGCAAGCGCGTCCTGGAAGGCCGGCTCGCGCCGCTCATCAGCGAAACGCTGAGCCGGGAGTGCGGCCGCCCGATCCGGATCGCGATCACCGTCGACGACTCCGCGGGCGAACCGCCGAACCCGCCGGCGCCCCCGATGCACCAGTCCCAGCAGCACCGCTACCAGGGACCGCAGCACGACGAGCGGCAACACAACGACGCGTACGAGGGTTACGGCCACCGGCCCACGGACGACGGCATGCCGACGGCCCGGCCGGCCTACCCCGACTACCAGCAGCAGCGCCCCGAGCCGGGCGCCTGGCCGCGCACCTCCGAGGATCTTTCCTGGCAGCAGCCCCGGCTCGGCGGTTTCCAGGAGCGCGACACGTCCGCGGAGCAGTGGCGTGAGCAGCAACACGACTACCGTCCGCAACAGCCGCAGCACGACTACCGGTCGCAGCCGCCCGAGCGCCAGGGTTACGAGCAGCAGCGCTCCGAGCGCCACGACATGCCCGAGCCCCAGCACCGGCACGGCGGTCCCGGCACCGGGCGCCCCGGTGGCGTCACCGGCCCGATGGCCGCACAGCCCGCACCCGCACCCGGTCCCGGCGAGCCGCATGCCCGGCTGAACCCGAAGTACCTCTTCGACACCTTTGTCATCGGCGCGTCCAACCGGTTCGCGCACGCGGCTGCCGTCGCCGTCGCCGAGGCACCCGCGAAGGCGTACAACCCCCTCTTCATCTACGGGGAGTCGGGACTCGGCAAGACCCATCTGCTGCATGCCATCGGGCACTACGCGCGCAGCCTCTACCCGGGCACCCGGGTGCGCTACGTGAGCTCCGAGGAGTTCACCAACGAGTTCATCAACTCGATCCGCGACGGCAAGGGCGACACCTTCCGCAAGCGGTACCGCGACGTGGACATCCTGCTGGTCGACGACATCCAGTTCCTGGCGAGCAAGGAGTCGACGCAGGAGGAGTTCTTCCACACCTTCAATACGCTCCACAACGCCAACAAGCAGATCGTGCTGTCCTCGGACCGGCCGCCCAAGCAGCTGGTCACCCTGGAGGACCGGCTGCGGAACCGCTTCGAGTGGGGGCTGACCACCGACGTGCAGCCGCCGGAGCTGGAGACGCGGATCGCGATCCTCCGCAAGAAGGCTGTGCAGGAGCAGCTCAACGCCCCGCCGGAGGTCCTGGAGTTCATCGCGTCCCGCATCTCGCGCAACATCCGCGAGCTGGAGGGCGCGCTGATCCGGGTGACGGCCTTCGCCAGCCTCAACCGGCAGCCGGTGGACCTCGGGCTGACCGAGATCGTGCTCAAGGACCTGATCCCGGGCGGCGAGGACTCGGCTCCGGAAATCACGGCGTCGGCCATCATGGCGGCGACCGCGGACTACTTCGGTCTGACGGTGGAGGACCTCTGCGGATCCTCGCGCAGCCGGGTGCTGGTGACGGCTCGCCAGATCGCGATGTACCTCTGCCGCGAGCTGACGGATCTCTCACTGCCCAAGATCGGTGCGCAGTTCGGTGGTCGCGACCATACGACCGTGATGCACGCGGACCGCAAGATCCGTGCACTGATGGCGGAGCGGCGTTCCATCTACAACCAGGTCACCGAACTCACCAACCGCATCAAGAACGGCTGA
- the rpmH gene encoding 50S ribosomal protein L34, translating to MSKRTFQPNNRRRAKTHGFRLRMRTRAGRAILASRRGKGRANLSA from the coding sequence GTGAGCAAGCGCACCTTCCAGCCGAACAACCGTCGTCGCGCGAAGACCCACGGCTTCCGGCTGCGTATGCGCACCCGTGCCGGCCGCGCGATTCTCGCGTCCCGCCGTGGCAAGGGTCGCGCCAACCTGTCCGCCTGA
- the rnpA gene encoding ribonuclease P protein component, giving the protein MLPTENRLRRREDFATAVRRGRRAGRPLLVVHLRSGATDPHVTGESAPPPRAGFVVSKAVGGAVVRTAVKRRLRHLVRERLALLPPGSLVVVRALPGSGDADHEQLARDLDAALQRLLGGGAR; this is encoded by the coding sequence GTGCTGCCTACCGAGAATCGGCTGAGGCGGCGCGAGGACTTCGCGACCGCAGTACGTCGAGGACGCCGGGCCGGCCGCCCGCTACTCGTCGTCCATCTACGCAGCGGTGCAACGGACCCGCACGTGACTGGGGAGAGTGCTCCCCCGCCGCGTGCGGGTTTCGTTGTCAGCAAAGCCGTGGGTGGAGCGGTCGTCCGCACAGCGGTGAAGCGCAGGCTTCGCCATCTGGTCCGCGAACGACTGGCCCTGCTGCCCCCCGGTAGCCTGGTTGTCGTACGAGCGTTGCCCGGATCGGGTGACGCCGACCATGAACAGCTGGCCCGAGACCTGGATGCCGCCCTTCAGCGGCTGCTGGGAGGGGGCGCGCGATGA
- the yidD gene encoding membrane protein insertion efficiency factor YidD → MKYPLLALIKLYQWTISPLLGPVCRYYPSCSHYGYTAIDRHGAIKGTALTAWRILRCNPWSPGGVDHVPPRKRPRWHELLRNAIRGSKGGDSAADVPPGGTVSEPPSPASETSPKAQGA, encoded by the coding sequence ATGAAGTACCCGCTGCTGGCTCTTATCAAGCTGTATCAGTGGACGATCAGCCCACTACTCGGGCCCGTCTGCCGTTACTACCCGTCGTGTTCCCACTATGGATATACGGCGATCGACCGGCACGGAGCGATCAAGGGAACGGCGCTGACCGCATGGCGCATCCTGCGATGCAATCCGTGGTCACCCGGCGGCGTGGATCACGTTCCGCCACGCAAACGCCCGCGTTGGCACGAACTGCTGCGTAACGCAATACGTGGCAGCAAGGGCGGGGACTCCGCCGCTGATGTGCCTCCTGGGGGGACGGTCTCCGAACCCCCTAGCCCGGCCTCAGAGACCTCGCCCAAAGCTCAAGGAGCCTGA
- the yidC gene encoding membrane protein insertase YidC, whose amino-acid sequence MDTIASLFSFITYPVSWVIVQFHKLYGAIFGDDTGWAWGLSIVSLVVLIRICLIPLFVKQIKSTRNMQVLQPKMKAIQERYKSDKQRQSEEMMKLYKETGTNPLSSCLPILAQSPFFFALYHVLSAIASGKTIGVINQPLLDSARQAHIVGAPLAAKFTDSASEVAALGASLTDVRVVTAVMIVMMSASQFFTQRQLMTKNVDLTVKTPYMQQQKMLMYVFPLIFAVMGINFPVGVLVYWLTTNVWTMGQQMYVINQNPTPGSKAQDQYLGRLLKSVTAHGEVRGRTKRNTVKRIVSKGSDRNDIERKFIAGLAKLGLAAQEDGTVTKSDTAVAEAEGGAAQKRQQPKRQTKAKRQSGAAQQGAAKEADSTESEPKTSLEKQDAPQDDKPKPAGKPASGSSRQAKSGQGKGPQRPKHPSKK is encoded by the coding sequence GTGGACACGATTGCCAGTCTGTTCAGCTTTATCACCTACCCCGTTTCGTGGGTCATCGTCCAGTTCCACAAGCTGTACGGAGCGATCTTCGGCGATGACACGGGTTGGGCCTGGGGCCTGTCCATCGTGTCCCTGGTGGTGCTGATCCGGATCTGTCTGATCCCGCTTTTTGTTAAGCAGATCAAGTCGACCCGGAACATGCAGGTGCTCCAGCCGAAGATGAAGGCGATCCAGGAGCGCTACAAGAGCGACAAACAGCGTCAGTCCGAAGAGATGATGAAGCTGTACAAGGAGACGGGTACCAACCCGCTCTCCTCGTGCCTTCCCATCCTGGCGCAGTCGCCGTTCTTCTTTGCCCTGTATCACGTGCTCTCGGCCATCGCCTCTGGCAAGACGATCGGTGTCATCAACCAGCCGTTGCTGGACAGTGCCCGACAGGCACACATCGTCGGCGCTCCGCTGGCTGCGAAGTTCACCGACAGCGCGTCGGAGGTCGCCGCTCTCGGTGCCTCGCTGACCGACGTCCGTGTCGTCACCGCGGTGATGATCGTGATGATGTCGGCGTCGCAGTTCTTCACCCAGCGCCAGCTGATGACGAAGAACGTCGACCTGACGGTCAAGACGCCGTACATGCAGCAGCAGAAGATGCTGATGTACGTCTTCCCGCTGATCTTCGCCGTCATGGGCATCAACTTCCCCGTCGGCGTCCTCGTCTACTGGCTGACCACAAACGTCTGGACCATGGGTCAGCAGATGTACGTGATCAACCAGAACCCGACCCCGGGCAGCAAGGCGCAGGACCAGTACCTGGGACGTCTGCTGAAGAGCGTCACCGCTCACGGTGAGGTGCGCGGCAGGACCAAGCGCAACACCGTGAAGCGGATCGTCTCCAAGGGCTCGGACCGCAACGACATCGAGCGGAAGTTCATCGCCGGACTGGCCAAGCTCGGCCTCGCCGCCCAGGAGGACGGCACGGTGACCAAGAGCGACACCGCTGTCGCCGAGGCCGAGGGCGGAGCCGCGCAGAAGCGCCAGCAGCCCAAGCGCCAGACCAAGGCGAAGCGTCAGAGCGGTGCGGCCCAGCAGGGCGCTGCGAAGGAGGCCGATTCCACCGAGTCGGAGCCCAAGACCTCGCTGGAGAAGCAGGACGCACCGCAGGACGACAAGCCCAAGCCGGCGGGCAAGCCCGCGTCCGGCTCCTCACGCCAAGCCAAGTCCGGACAGGGCAAGGGTCCGCAGCGGCCCAAGCACCCGTCCAAGAAGTAA
- a CDS encoding Jag family protein — protein sequence MTEGTTSTAAEGSDTLTRLEQEGEIAADYLEGLLDIADLDGDIDMDVEADRAAVSIISDSARELQKLVGRDGEVLEALQELTRLAVHRETGDRSRLMLDIAGFRAKKREVLAELGAKAADEVKKTGEPVRLDPMTPFERKVVHDAVAAAGLRSESEGEEPQRFVVVLPA from the coding sequence GTGACGGAAGGCACCACCTCCACGGCCGCTGAGGGCAGCGACACCTTGACCCGCCTCGAGCAGGAAGGGGAGATCGCAGCCGACTACCTCGAGGGCCTGCTCGACATCGCCGATCTCGACGGTGACATCGACATGGATGTCGAGGCGGACCGGGCTGCGGTCTCGATCATCAGCGACTCGGCACGTGAACTGCAGAAGCTCGTGGGCCGCGACGGTGAGGTGCTGGAGGCGCTCCAGGAGCTGACGCGACTGGCCGTGCACCGGGAGACCGGTGACCGCAGCCGGCTGATGCTGGACATCGCGGGCTTCCGGGCCAAGAAGCGCGAGGTCCTCGCGGAGCTGGGTGCCAAGGCCGCGGACGAGGTCAAGAAGACCGGTGAGCCGGTCAGGCTGGACCCGATGACGCCGTTCGAGCGCAAGGTTGTGCATGATGCGGTTGCGGCCGCAGGTCTGCGCAGTGAGTCGGAGGGCGAGGAGCCGCAGCGCTTCGTCGTCGTTCTCCCGGCCTGA
- the rsmG gene encoding 16S rRNA (guanine(527)-N(7))-methyltransferase RsmG — MTAEVELPQAPEGARAVFGEFFPEAVRYAELLADAGVKRGLIGPREVPRLWERHLLNCAVLSEVVPEGVTVCDVGSGAGLPGIPLALVRPDLKITLLEPLLRRTNFLQEVVELLGLDHVTVVRGRAEEVLGTLQPVHVVTARAVAPLDRLAGWGVPLLRPYGEMLALKGDTAEEEISGARAALSKLGVVDTEVLHVGEGVVEPMSTVVRVVVGESPGGVRFAAKRAKAARVSRTRRRR, encoded by the coding sequence GTGACGGCGGAGGTAGAACTTCCCCAGGCGCCCGAAGGGGCGCGGGCGGTTTTCGGTGAGTTCTTCCCGGAGGCTGTCCGGTACGCGGAACTGCTTGCCGATGCCGGGGTCAAGCGAGGGTTGATCGGTCCTCGTGAGGTGCCGCGGCTGTGGGAGCGGCATCTGCTGAACTGTGCGGTGCTCTCCGAGGTCGTGCCCGAGGGTGTCACGGTCTGCGATGTGGGCTCCGGCGCCGGTCTCCCGGGTATTCCGTTGGCGCTGGTGCGTCCGGATCTGAAGATCACCCTGCTGGAGCCGCTGCTTCGGCGGACGAATTTCCTTCAGGAAGTGGTCGAGCTGCTGGGGCTGGACCACGTGACGGTCGTCCGCGGCCGGGCCGAGGAGGTCCTGGGGACGCTGCAGCCGGTTCATGTCGTGACCGCTCGCGCTGTGGCGCCGCTCGATCGGCTGGCGGGCTGGGGCGTGCCGCTGTTGCGTCCGTACGGAGAGATGCTCGCACTCAAGGGCGATACCGCCGAGGAGGAGATCAGCGGCGCGCGTGCGGCCTTGAGTAAGCTCGGGGTGGTGGACACCGAGGTGCTGCACGTCGGTGAGGGCGTGGTCGAACCGATGTCCACTGTGGTGCGGGTGGTGGTCGGTGAGAGTCCGGGCGGTGTGAGGTTCGCCGCAAAGAGGGCGAAGGCTGCCAGGGTCAGCCGTACGCGGCGGCGTCGCTGA
- a CDS encoding ParA family protein, with the protein MAGSAHCEPEVEESESVRSDANIAGPMTDPVPGPRTESAGDGVSRETPPPMDDTPIGRAAQLAVEALGRAGEGLPRPDQTRVMVVANQKGGVGKTTTTVNLAASLALHGARVLVVDLDPQGNASTALGIDHHAEVPSIYDVLVESKPLSDVVQPVPDVEGLFCAPATIDLAGAEIELVSLVARESRLQRAIQAYEQPLDYILIDCPPSLGLLTVNALVAGAEVLIPIQCEYYALEGLGQLLRNVDLVRGHLNPDLHVSTILLTMYDGRTRLASQVAEEVRSHFGKEVLRTSIPRSVRISEAPSYGQTVLTYDPGSSGSLSYLEAAREIAFRGVGVHYEAQHAQTGSQNSQQNISEGIQ; encoded by the coding sequence ATGGCAGGCTCTGCTCATTGCGAGCCTGAAGTCGAGGAGAGTGAATCCGTGCGGTCCGACGCCAACATCGCGGGACCGATGACCGATCCGGTCCCCGGTCCCCGAACCGAATCGGCGGGGGACGGTGTTTCACGTGAAACACCGCCGCCGATGGATGACACCCCCATCGGTCGTGCGGCCCAGCTGGCCGTCGAGGCCCTCGGCCGCGCCGGCGAGGGGCTGCCCCGTCCTGACCAGACGCGCGTCATGGTGGTGGCCAACCAGAAGGGCGGGGTGGGCAAGACCACTACGACAGTGAACCTTGCCGCCTCGCTGGCCCTTCACGGCGCACGCGTTCTCGTGGTCGACCTCGACCCGCAGGGCAACGCCTCCACGGCGCTGGGCATTGATCACCATGCCGAAGTCCCCTCCATCTATGACGTCCTGGTCGAGAGCAAGCCGCTCTCCGACGTGGTTCAGCCCGTCCCGGACGTCGAAGGCCTCTTCTGCGCCCCCGCCACCATCGATCTCGCCGGTGCGGAGATCGAGCTGGTGTCGCTGGTGGCGCGGGAGAGTCGACTGCAGCGGGCGATTCAGGCGTATGAGCAGCCGTTGGACTACATCCTCATCGACTGCCCGCCTTCGCTCGGACTGCTGACGGTCAATGCCCTGGTCGCGGGCGCCGAGGTACTGATTCCTATCCAGTGCGAGTACTACGCGCTCGAGGGACTGGGACAGCTGCTGAGGAACGTCGACCTCGTTCGGGGGCACCTCAACCCCGATCTGCATGTGTCGACGATCCTGCTCACCATGTACGACGGCAGGACCAGGCTCGCTTCCCAAGTGGCGGAGGAGGTGCGCAGCCACTTCGGTAAGGAGGTGCTGCGCACAAGCATTCCTCGATCCGTGCGGATCTCGGAGGCACCGAGCTACGGACAGACCGTCTTGACCTACGACCCGGGTTCCAGCGGGTCCCTGTCGTATCTTGAAGCCGCTCGTGAGATCGCCTTTCGGGGGGTCGGGGTGCATTACGAGGCTCAGCATGCCCAGACGGGCAGCCAGAACAGCCAGCAGAACATTTCGGAGGGGATCCAGTGA
- a CDS encoding ParB/RepB/Spo0J family partition protein, whose protein sequence is MSERRRGLGRGLGALIPAAPQERQVPASGAGSDSSGVIPVMTTERGVAAAKVTTLTAAPVVPEPSAPAESESSAEPTDAAGAYFAEVPIGSITPNPRQPREVFDEDALAELVTSIKEVGLLQPVVVRKLGPERYELIMGERRWRACREAGLERIPAIVRATDDEKLLLDALLENLHRAQLNPLEEAAAYDQLLKDFKCTHDQLADRIGRSRPQVSNTLRLLRLSPPVQRRVAAGVLSAGHARALLSVDDSEEQDRLAHRIVAEGLSVRAVEEIVTLMSSRPSSTPRSKGPRAGGRLSPALSDLASRLSDRFETRVKVDLGQKKGKIVVEFASMEDLDRILGSLAPGEGRVLERGLSDEPAEDGES, encoded by the coding sequence GTGAGTGAGCGTCGTAGAGGGTTGGGGCGTGGGCTCGGTGCACTGATTCCCGCTGCCCCGCAGGAACGTCAGGTGCCGGCCTCCGGAGCGGGTTCGGACTCGTCGGGCGTGATTCCGGTGATGACGACCGAGCGAGGTGTGGCTGCCGCGAAGGTGACCACACTCACGGCTGCTCCCGTGGTGCCGGAGCCGAGTGCACCCGCGGAGTCCGAGTCGTCCGCGGAGCCGACGGATGCCGCAGGGGCGTACTTCGCCGAGGTTCCTATCGGATCCATCACTCCGAACCCTCGTCAGCCGCGTGAGGTGTTCGACGAGGACGCGCTTGCGGAGCTGGTCACCTCTATCAAGGAGGTCGGCCTGCTCCAGCCCGTAGTCGTGCGGAAGCTGGGGCCGGAACGCTACGAGCTCATCATGGGCGAGCGGCGCTGGAGGGCCTGCCGTGAGGCCGGTCTGGAGCGGATCCCGGCCATTGTCCGGGCCACGGACGACGAGAAGTTGCTTCTGGACGCGCTCCTGGAGAACCTGCACCGGGCTCAACTGAACCCGCTGGAGGAGGCAGCCGCGTACGACCAGCTGCTCAAGGACTTCAAGTGCACGCATGACCAGCTGGCGGACCGGATCGGGCGCTCGCGTCCTCAGGTGTCCAACACGCTGCGGCTGCTGCGCCTGTCTCCGCCGGTGCAGCGCAGGGTCGCTGCCGGGGTGCTGTCCGCCGGTCACGCGAGGGCGCTGCTGTCCGTGGACGACTCCGAGGAGCAGGACCGGCTGGCCCATCGCATCGTGGCGGAGGGGCTCTCGGTGCGAGCGGTCGAGGAGATCGTGACACTGATGAGCTCCCGCCCCAGCAGCACTCCCAGGTCCAAGGGGCCTCGGGCCGGCGGCCGGTTGTCACCCGCGCTCTCCGACCTCGCATCCCGGCTCTCTGACCGTTTCGAGACCAGGGTGAAGGTCGACCTCGGACAGAAGAAGGGAAAGATCGTCGTCGAGTTCGCCTCGATGGAAGACCTGGACCGCATTCTCGGCAGCCTGGCGCCAGGCGAAGGCCGCGTGCTGGAGCGGGGTCTGTCCGACGAGCCTGCCGAGGACGGCGAGAGCTGA